One region of Cyanobium sp. M30B3 genomic DNA includes:
- the folK gene encoding 2-amino-4-hydroxy-6-hydroxymethyldihydropteridine diphosphokinase translates to MEWPGPCVVSASLADQAGGPAPGRSAGLAIALGANLPSPAGPPLATLLAVRPLLETLLRGLVAAREAAVHWSPLFRTAPVGGPPGQPDYLNAAVLLSPAEPPTPAAALELLKGLQGLEQRFARRRHQHWGPRSLDLDLLWWGDLRSRSQALALPHPRLQERSFVLAPLAAIDPALVPPGADAAAAALLARLEAAGSEPAPERLAGRPGWPEGAQAANA, encoded by the coding sequence ATGGAGTGGCCTGGGCCCTGTGTCGTGAGTGCCAGTCTCGCTGATCAAGCCGGAGGGCCCGCGCCCGGCCGCAGCGCAGGCCTGGCGATCGCCCTGGGGGCGAACCTGCCCAGTCCGGCCGGGCCGCCCCTGGCCACCCTGCTGGCCGTGCGCCCGCTGCTGGAGACGCTGTTGAGGGGACTCGTGGCGGCACGGGAGGCAGCGGTGCACTGGTCGCCGCTGTTTCGCACGGCACCGGTGGGCGGCCCCCCCGGCCAACCGGACTACCTCAATGCCGCCGTGCTGCTGAGCCCGGCGGAACCGCCCACCCCCGCCGCAGCCCTGGAGCTGCTGAAGGGCCTGCAGGGGCTCGAACAACGCTTCGCGCGCCGGCGCCACCAGCACTGGGGGCCGCGCAGCCTCGACCTCGACCTGCTCTGGTGGGGCGATCTGCGCAGCCGCAGCCAAGCCCTGGCGCTGCCCCACCCGCGGCTGCAGGAGCGCAGCTTTGTGCTGGCTCCCCTGGCGGCGATCGACCCCGCCCTGGTGCCGCCGGGTGCAGACGCGGCGGCGGCGGCGCTGCTGGCCCGGCTGGAGGCCGCCGGATCCGAGCCCGCACCGGAGCGGCTCGCGGGCCGCCCGGGCTGGCCTGAGGGGGCACAGGCAGCCAACGCCTGA